The Kineothrix sp. IPX-CK genomic interval AAAAAAAAGGCAGATGGAGTAAGGTACGAAGCCAAGGAAGTTATGGATTCTGGTGTTGTAGATTATTTCCTAACAAGCAAGGCTATTGTTGATGATGCAGTGAACAATGAGGGAGGTATATTAACAACAACTTCTCGTGGTAGTGCAGCTTCATTTATTACAAATAAATTATTAGGACTTACAACCGTTGATAGATTCAATGCCGATATCCCTATTTATCCAGAAAGGTTTTTAACAAAAGAACGTGTGGTTGCGGGTATGATGCCTGATATTGATTTAAACGTAGCTACTCAAGAACCGTTTGTAAAAGCGACAAAGAAATTATTGGGAGAACATGGCTGCTATCCATTAATGGCTATAGAAAAACTAAAAGAAAAGGCTGCATGGCAATTATACGCTGGTGCAAATGATGTTAGCCCTGATGATGCAAATCAAATCTCAAAGTACCTAGATGAATACAATAAAGCATTAAAATATGCTGATGACGAAGAAAAAGATTTGATTTTGGTTGAAGACTATATCCCCGATGATTATCTGGAATTATATAAACAAAGTAACGAATATCAGGGGATTACAATCAATTTAAAATGTCATGCCTGTGGACACATAATTTTTAATGGAGATGTTCGTAGAGAAATTGGACTCATCAGTGCTGTTTCTGAAACAACTGGTCAAAGAACTCTTTGTGCTGCTATTGAAGGTGGATACCTTGATGAATTTGGATATGTAAAAGAAGATTTTCTTATTGTTGATAGTGTTTATCTTACATATAAGTTTTTTGGCAGTATTGGTATGAAAGTTCCAACATTTGATGAACTTAGAAAAATGATAGACGGAGATAAACTCACATGGAAAATATACGAAAAGGGTATTACTTGTTGTGTGAATCAATGTGAAAAAGAAGCTACTACTAATAGAGTTAAGAAATATAAACCACAAAATTTACGAGAATTGAGTAGTTTTATAGCCGCTATACGCCCTGGATTTGCATCTCTATTGAGCACATTTTTGAATAGGGATCAGTATACAACAGGAGAATCAAAAATTGATGACTTACTGTCAGATACTGCTCATTTTATGATATATCAAGAATCAATTATGAAAGTTTTATCATTCCTGAAATTAGAAATGGGAGAAACATATGGTGTAATCAAGTCCATTTCAAAGAAAAAATTGAAGGGAGAAAAGAAACAACGCTTATTAGATGAACTGACTACATCATGGAAAGAAGAATTCCATAACACTAATAGTTTTAATAATGTGTGGAATGTTATTGAGGATTCAGCTAGATACGCTTTCAACTCACCTCATGCTTACAGTATGGGAGGAGATAGCGCATATCAAGCGTGGTTTAAAGCGCATCATACAAAAGAGTTTTATGAGGTCTCCATTAACCACTATCAAGAAAAAAATAAGAAGAACAAAATTGATGCACTCGTGAAAGAGGCTATAAAGTTTTATGGGTATAAACTAGGAGATTACGAATTTGGAGCAGACAATAGAAAAGTTACGATTGATGAGGAATTTGGATTGATTTATCCTAATCTATCTAGTATTAAAGGGTTTGGAGAGGGAGTATCTGAAACACTTTTTGAATTAGGACAAAAAGAATATGACAATTTTACTGATGTTTTGGTAACTCTGTTTTCAAATTCAATAAACAAAACTGTTATTGATAAATTGATTAGAATCAATTATTTCAAAAAATACGGTGATGTTAATACTCTTTTGTGGATAACAAAATATTATGATTTAGTCTTTGAAGCCAAGACCATATCAAAGTCAAAGGCTGAGAAAAACAATCTCTCATTTGATATCTTGAAAAAATACGGAAATGAAACAGAGAAACAATTCAATAAGATTAATTCAGTCGGTTTGTTAAATGAACTAATTCAGAACATCAAGTATCAAGAATTGACTATAAAAGAACGTCTGGATAATGAAAGAGAGGTATTGGGAATTGTATCTAGTTACGAAGAGAAAGCCGATAAGAGATTATATTATGTCTCTGAATTAGAGGTCAAGAAGTCAATTACAAATGTAAAATTATTTGAAATCTATAGTGGTAAAGCTAGAGAAGTAAAAATGTGGTCGAGTCAGTATACTAGGAGTCACTTCGAATTAGGTGATATTTTATATATAACCTGTTTGGAGAAAAAGAACAAAAAAGAGCCAACAGGTGAAATAAATCCAGACACCGGAAAAAAGATTTATAAAGAGATACCTGATAAATTTGAATACTGGTTGAGCAGATTTATTATAAAAAATGATATTGAAAACGAGGTGGGAGATTGAAATATTATTATACTGACAAGCAATTGAAGGAACTGGTTTCTTACCTCGTTATCCTTCATACTACCAATGAGCAGAAGAACCAACATATTTTAGACTATTATGATAAAAGATGTATTAAACACAAAGCAAAAGCTCTAAAGACAGGAGACTATTCATTTATGATAGAATCTTGCCCAGAATTAGGATTTGCAAAAGATACATATTTTACAGATGAATTGTGTATTGAAAGAAAGAATTCCGTTGATGAATTGGCAGGTAATATCAAAGAACATGATGAGAGATTCTTTAAGGAACTGAACAGGATGATTAATATCAAAAATTCTTATCTTCTAATAGAGAATAATAGATTAGATGATATTGTTAGCCATAATTATCGGTCAGAGTACAATGAACTTGCTTTTATTAGAAGATTGTTGGGGGTTCAAAAGGTTGCAAACATTTATATTAATTTTATTAATAAAGAGAATATGGGATTTATGATTTATGAGATTTGCTACAGTGCTTTAATGGGGCAGATACTGAAATAATTTATATTTTTGCCTTGAAACATATTTTTCATAAAGAAAATTAGGAGGTCTATTATATGGGAACGTGGGTAGTGACGGCACAGGTTGAAGTGGAAGTAGAGGCAAACAATGAAAATGAGGCAATATCAAATGCAGAAAATGAATTAGGATTTGATGTTACTAGTTTTCGGGTGTTGAATGCTGAATCTTGTGATGAGGAGGACGAATAATGTATCAGAACTGTTGTAAAAAGTGTGGTAGCACATCGCTCCACACAGAGGTAAAGGGCAATAACACTGGTTTATATTGTGATGATTGCGGAGCATGGGCGAAATGGCTATCCAAAGATGAGTTAAGAGCGTTTGAGCATAGTAAAAAAGAGAATAAGAATCAAAGCGATATTATTGAGTGCGAAATCCCAATTGGCAGATTGTGTTGCTTTAAGCCATTAGATCAAGACTCGATCTATTTTGGACACATGGCTGGCAAGGTAGTTGATGATTTTGAAAACATGACATATATGTATGTGCTTGTGTGTGACGATAGATATTTCTTTTCAAGAAAGGTCATTATCAAACCAAACGACGTTCACACGTCCAACGAGGCGAAGAGGTATTTCTAAAAAGTCATGAATCGGGGATTTCAAAGGAGGGTAATGATTGAATAATATTAATCAGTTTATATTGAAAGTATGTACAGTATCAAGTGACGATTGGTTTTGGCTATATATCAATGGAGAATTTACAGGGTATGAAGGACATGGATTAGAACCTTGTGATTTTGCAAAAGCAATTAACGAATATATTGATAAACGAAGTAATGGTTTTCATCTTGCGTATATCACTGGTATTGATTATAAAGAGTACTACATAAATCAAGAATATGCCGAAGATTATGGATGTCCACAATTATTTGGAGATATTCCGGAAGATATGTTTCTGTAGGATTAATTAAAGGAGGATGTTGTTGAATAAAGTAGATAGAATTAATGAATTAGTGGAAGAACTTAACAAAGCTGCAAATGCCTATTATAAGTACGATAATCTAACTATGACAGATAAACAGTACGACGACTTGTACGATGAGTTGTTCGCTCTTGAAAATGAAACAGGATACATATTAACCGGATCTCCTACACAGAAAGTTCAGGGAGATGTCGTTGATTTTCTTGTAAAAGTAGAACATAAATATCCAATGCTTTCATCTAATAAAACAAAGGACTTAGCAATAGTTCGTAAGTTTATTGGAGACAACGATGTGATTCAGTCGTGGAAGCTGGACGGATTAACAGTGGTAGCGGAGTATAAAAATGGAATGCTTTACAAGGCGGTCACTAGAGGGAACGGTATAGTCGGAGAGGATGTTACTCATACATTTAAGCATTGCATCAATCTTCCAGTTAAACTTAGAGAGCCAGCAAACATTACGTTTAGAGGAGAATGTGTAATTCCGTGGGGCACATTTGAAGAAATTAATTCCGAATTAGAAGAAACGTATTCTCATCCACGTAATCTTGCAGCCGGGACACTAAGACAGTTAGACGCTAATATTGCTATTGAACGGAAGTTAGAGTATTACGTGTTCGATGTGGTGGATGGATTTGAATCTGGAAATCTAATAGGGAATTATGCCTATGCATCAGATTTGGATATGCCGGTTGTGGAACATTGTATGGTTAGTGGAAATTTAGAAGAGTGTTTTAGAAAGTTTAATCCAGAAAAT includes:
- a CDS encoding PHP domain-containing protein, with amino-acid sequence MENYAKLTHEYGSKCLFSGDHGSQGNQFLVYKTSENEKLKYIHSTEAYWVKNRHEKDRKNCHMVIVAKNADGRGDINFALSRANEDGYYYKPRIDLELLFDIPKDNVIVTSACIAGWNYEDAEDIWIKIHNYFGDNFYLEVQPHNTDKQKKLNQKILRIAKDNNIQIIAGMDSHFLNDKSSIKRDQILKYKGVNYPDEEGWYMDWPDTKTVIQRFKEQGILSEEDIYRSIMNTNVFVTECREIILDKSFKIPTVYQGKTYEEKCKIYKHELNIAYAKEKEKSKKKADGVRYEAKEVMDSGVVDYFLTSKAIVDDAVNNEGGILTTTSRGSAASFITNKLLGLTTVDRFNADIPIYPERFLTKERVVAGMMPDIDLNVATQEPFVKATKKLLGEHGCYPLMAIEKLKEKAAWQLYAGANDVSPDDANQISKYLDEYNKALKYADDEEKDLILVEDYIPDDYLELYKQSNEYQGITINLKCHACGHIIFNGDVRREIGLISAVSETTGQRTLCAAIEGGYLDEFGYVKEDFLIVDSVYLTYKFFGSIGMKVPTFDELRKMIDGDKLTWKIYEKGITCCVNQCEKEATTNRVKKYKPQNLRELSSFIAAIRPGFASLLSTFLNRDQYTTGESKIDDLLSDTAHFMIYQESIMKVLSFLKLEMGETYGVIKSISKKKLKGEKKQRLLDELTTSWKEEFHNTNSFNNVWNVIEDSARYAFNSPHAYSMGGDSAYQAWFKAHHTKEFYEVSINHYQEKNKKNKIDALVKEAIKFYGYKLGDYEFGADNRKVTIDEEFGLIYPNLSSIKGFGEGVSETLFELGQKEYDNFTDVLVTLFSNSINKTVIDKLIRINYFKKYGDVNTLLWITKYYDLVFEAKTISKSKAEKNNLSFDILKKYGNETEKQFNKINSVGLLNELIQNIKYQELTIKERLDNEREVLGIVSSYEEKADKRLYYVSELEVKKSITNVKLFEIYSGKAREVKMWSSQYTRSHFELGDILYITCLEKKNKKEPTGEINPDTGKKIYKEIPDKFEYWLSRFIIKNDIENEVGD
- a CDS encoding ERCC4 domain-containing protein; this encodes MKYYYTDKQLKELVSYLVILHTTNEQKNQHILDYYDKRCIKHKAKALKTGDYSFMIESCPELGFAKDTYFTDELCIERKNSVDELAGNIKEHDERFFKELNRMINIKNSYLLIENNRLDDIVSHNYRSEYNELAFIRRLLGVQKVANIYINFINKENMGFMIYEICYSALMGQILK